The Ornithinimicrobium sufpigmenti genome includes the window ATACGATTTGATCATGGAAGGTGACGACCGAGTGACGGATGAGCAGATCCAGAGGTGGGCCGACGAGGCCGAGACCGGGTACGACGTTGAGGAGCTGAACCGCCGCGGGCGAGGGCGTCCCGGGCGTGGAGCGGAGCCGATGCAGGTGATTGCGGTGCGCCTCACGGCCGAGGAGATCGCGGCGCTGGACGCCTACGCTGCGCGGGAGCACCTGTCGCGCTCTGAGGCGATTCGACGGGCGCTGGCCGGCTACGCCGCGTGAAGGTTCACCGCAGCGCCCGCAAGCACGGGGTGCTGCCCGAGGACGCGGTGCAGGCTGCGGACCTGGCGTTGTGGGTCGAGCCGCTCGAGGAGGAGGAGTGGCCGGGCAGCGAGCTGCGGCTGGGCTTCGACACTCAGGCGCGGCTCCTGGAGACCGTGGTGCTGATCTTCCGCAGCGGCGAGGAGATGGTCATTCATGCGATGCCGGCTCGTCGTAAGTACGGGGACCTTCTGCCCTGATCAAGCGCGCGGATCTGCCGCGGGTCGGTCGGTCGGGACCGACTCAAGGTGGTCTGCGGAAAGCTCTGCGGGCCGCTAATCCTGTGTCGTCGCGGTCGTGCGTTCTGGCAGGCTTAGGCCATGGGATGGATCTGTCGTCCGGACTCGCCGGTGCCGGACGCGGCGCAGCGACTTCTCGCGAAAGTGCCTGAGTGGTTCGGCCTGCCCGAGGCGAACGCTGACTACATCGAAGCGGCTCGTGTCAAGGAGACGTGGACGGTGCGCGATGACGGCGGGAACGTCATCGGGCTCACTCTGGTTGATCGTCACTTCCCGCACGTAGCCGAGCTCCACCTCATGGTCGTGGACCGTGACCATCACGGGCAGGGTGTCGGATCCGCCATGGTCAAGGCCGTCGAGGAGGACGCCCGGGAGCGCGGTGTTCGGCTGCTCGAGGTGAAGACGTTGGGCGGTTCACACCCCGACCCCGGTTACGCACGCACCCGCCAATTCTACGAACAGGTGGGATTTCTTGCGCTTGAGGAGACGGAGCTTTGGGGAGAGGCGAACCCCTGCCTCTTCATGGTCAAACCGCTCTGAATCCTGGGCATGGCCAGCTCGACATTGGGCATCCGGGTTTGCCGCTGTGAACGCGTAGCGTCCGACCATGCCGCTGTGAACGCGTAGCGTCCGACCATGCCGCATGCTGCAACTTCGTGCTGGAGGGCATCTTCCTGATGCCGGGTTTTCGTTATACGATTTTGCCATGGCAGACGACGACCAGGTGACGGACGAGCAGATCCAGAAGTGGGCTGACGAGGCCGAGGCTGCCTATGACGTCGAGGAGCTCAAACGCCGCGGCCGGGGCCGTCCCGGGCGCGGGGCCGAACCAACGCAGGTTATCGCCGTGCGGCTCACGGCCGAGGAGATCGCGGCGCTCGACGCGTACGCCGCCCGGGAGCACCTGTCTCGATCCGAGGCGATCCGACGTGCGCTGGCCGGCTACGCCGCGTGAAGGTCCACCGCAGCGCGCTGAAGCACGGGGTCGTTCCCGAGGACGCGGTCCAGGCTGCGGACCTGTCGTTGTGGGTCGAGCCGCTTGAGGCCGAGGAGTGGCCGCACCGCGAACTGCGGCTCGGCTTCGACACTCAGGCGCGGCTTCTGGAGACCGTGGTACTGATCTTTCGCAGCGGCGAAGAAATGGTCTTTCATGCGATGCCGGCTCGTCGTCAGTATTGGGATCTTCTGCCTTGAACAAACACGCGGATCTGCCGCTGTGCTCGCGTAGCGTCCGACCATGTCGCACCTGCAGGGTGTCACTCTTGTCGCGAAATACACGTCGGCCGCGTGGGCTGCCGGCTAGTTCTCTCACACTCGCCATCAACGAAGGAGGCCAGGAGGAGCGGTGTGATCGCCACGGGCGCACGTCATCCCAGGCCGATCATCGGGTTCGGAGTTTCTTGCGCTGGCGGCCTTGCGCGTCGAAGTTGGCGGGGTTGAGCCACGTCTCGAATGCAGTGCGAACGGCGGGCCACTCCTTCTCAGTAAGGGCGAACCACGCCGTGTCGCGATTGCGGCCCTTGTACACAAGCGCCTGTCGAAAGGTCCCTTCGTATGTGAACCCTAATCTTTCGGCAGTTTTCCGCGACGGTTCGTTGAGGCTGTCGCACTTCCACTCGTAGCGCCGGTATCCCAGGTCCTCGAAGACGTAGCGCATGAGGATAAACTGCGCCTCAGTCGCCGCTGCTGTGCGTTGCAAAACTTGGGACAAGACGATAGAGCCGACTTCGATGACTCCATTTGCAGGGTCATGACGCATGAGCGCGAGGGTGCCGAGTGCCCTACCAGTTGCTGCGTCGGTGAGGGCGTAGTGCCGGGGATCGGGGCTAGCGGCGGCAGCGACCGACCACCGATAGTAGCTCTCAAACGATGGAAACGGTCCGAAAGCCATGTAGGTCCAAGCACGGTCATCGGTAGCCGACGCGAATGCGGCATACAAATCCACCGCGTGCCGGTCTGGGTCGAGACGTTCGAGTGCGCAGAGCCTCCCGCTCAGCACATCCGCCGATGGGGGCGGGGCCGCTGCCCAGCCAGGCACAGGGTCGCCGACGGGCTGTCCGAACTCGTTCATCCTGGGCAAGGAAGATCCTTCCGGTGCGGAGGTATGCCAAAAGCGCCTAGTTGCCTATTCTAGGCTCGCGGATGCACGGTCCTGCCGCGCGTCGGTCGGCTCGAGTTCGCATCGATCATCTACGGGTCACGATGGTTCATGAACAACTTCCAGATCACCTCCGCCCTTGTTCCAATGTCGACCGACGACCCCTCCGTTGCCGCGCTGCGCCAGGCGGTGGCCGCGCACCTTGCCCGTTACACCGGGCAGACGCGCACGCACACCGAGTCGGACCTGCGCGCCTTCCTGGCCTGGTGCGCCGAACGTCGGCTGGACCCGCTGGCCGCCCAC containing:
- a CDS encoding GNAT family N-acetyltransferase; the encoded protein is MNEFGQPVGDPVPGWAAAPPPSADVLSGRLCALERLDPDRHAVDLYAAFASATDDRAWTYMAFGPFPSFESYYRWSVAAAASPDPRHYALTDAATGRALGTLALMRHDPANGVIEVGSIVLSQVLQRTAAATEAQFILMRYVFEDLGYRRYEWKCDSLNEPSRKTAERLGFTYEGTFRQALVYKGRNRDTAWFALTEKEWPAVRTAFETWLNPANFDAQGRQRKKLRTR
- a CDS encoding toxin, coding for MKVHRSARKHGVLPEDAVQAADLALWVEPLEEEEWPGSELRLGFDTQARLLETVVLIFRSGEEMVIHAMPARRKYGDLLP
- a CDS encoding toxin, which translates into the protein MKVHRSALKHGVVPEDAVQAADLSLWVEPLEAEEWPHRELRLGFDTQARLLETVVLIFRSGEEMVFHAMPARRQYWDLLP
- a CDS encoding GNAT family N-acetyltransferase, producing MGWICRPDSPVPDAAQRLLAKVPEWFGLPEANADYIEAARVKETWTVRDDGGNVIGLTLVDRHFPHVAELHLMVVDRDHHGQGVGSAMVKAVEEDARERGVRLLEVKTLGGSHPDPGYARTRQFYEQVGFLALEETELWGEANPCLFMVKPL
- a CDS encoding ribbon-helix-helix protein, CopG family translates to MADDDQVTDEQIQKWADEAEAAYDVEELKRRGRGRPGRGAEPTQVIAVRLTAEEIAALDAYAAREHLSRSEAIRRALAGYAA
- a CDS encoding ribbon-helix-helix protein, CopG family, giving the protein MEGDDRVTDEQIQRWADEAETGYDVEELNRRGRGRPGRGAEPMQVIAVRLTAEEIAALDAYAAREHLSRSEAIRRALAGYAA